A region of Dioscorea cayenensis subsp. rotundata cultivar TDr96_F1 chromosome 5, TDr96_F1_v2_PseudoChromosome.rev07_lg8_w22 25.fasta, whole genome shotgun sequence DNA encodes the following proteins:
- the LOC120259973 gene encoding LOW QUALITY PROTEIN: chaperone protein dnaJ 49-like (The sequence of the model RefSeq protein was modified relative to this genomic sequence to represent the inferred CDS: deleted 2 bases in 1 codon): protein MDGNKDDALKCMRIRKAALKSGDKARALKFLSKARRLDPSLPIDELLSAASGAKSKDGFASTASSSTTAKTRVPSNGSAARDCTQEQIAIVREIIKQKDFYKILGLKRLVNCTIEDVRKAYRKLSLKVHPDKNNAPGSNEAFKVVSKAYQCLNNEESRKRYDHLGPPEDDPSYCHRRRATKNSHHDFKGFNKAHFDADKIFMRFSFDDNRFYEADVDADEIFRNFFSIATN, encoded by the exons ATGGATGGTAACAAAGATGATGCTTTGAAATGTATGAGAATCAGGAAAGCCGCTCTAAAATCTGGAGACAAGGCTCGTGCCCTCAAGTTTCTCTCAAAAGCTCGTCGCTTGGACCCTAGTCTCCCCATTGATGAACTCTTGTCTGCCGCCAGTGGTGCAAAATCTAAAGATGGATTTGCTTCAACAGCATCCTCATCTACAACTGCCAAAACTAGGGTTCCTTCAAATGGATCTGCAGCTAGGGACTGTACACAGGAGCAGATTGCCATTGTGAGGGAGATTATAAAACAGAAGGATTTCTACAAGATCTTAGGTTTAAAGAGG TTGGTGAATTGCACAATTGAAGATGTCCGCAAGGCTTATAGGAAGCTATCTCTAAAAGTTCATCCAGACAAAAACAATGCACCGGGCTCTAATGAAGCTTTCAAAGTTGTTTCTAAGGCTTATCAGTGTCTCAACAATGAAGAGAGCCGGAAAAGATATGATCATTTGGGGCCGCCTGAGGACGACCCGAGTTATTGTCATCGTAGGCGTGCAACCAAAAATAGCCATCATGACTTTAAAGGGTTTAATAAAGCTCATTTTGATGCTGATAAGATATTTATGAGATTTTCCTTTGATGATAATAGGTTCTATGAAGCTGATGTTGATGCTGATGAGatatttaggaattttttctCTATTGCAACTAATTAG